A genomic region of Plasmodium malariae genome assembly, chromosome: 14 contains the following coding sequences:
- the PmUG01_14047300 gene encoding tetratricopeptide repeat family protein, putative: MDLCKKRTKLNSINNLERSNIKFNDSKKKDGNIKVNKNDNISKNDNISKNDNISKNDNISKNDNISKNDNISKNDNISKNDNKNINHNIFTNEGNMLSRTYLKQGHIPYKKESSKNYINKEKDKNINLENEYVIADEENNNKFLKDITNAKFSDDEKQTKDDANEKYNRGDYEGALKIWERGLRTINYVLSKKEELSKERLEAFNTLHSTYCSNIAQGYMKLNKYSECVKYSLLAQENDKKNIKIYFRLAKGYFMLGEYNKSIEVLNEGIKINKDTSLINLLMLVKRKRQTHLEKEKHMMKYIFQNLKEKPFINDENHISSFFKAIYSLLSPLLMLIYAFFIKSSNLLVSIMSKCKVKRKSK; this comes from the coding sequence ATGGATTTATGTAAGAAACGTACTAAGTTGaatagtataaataatttggAAAGgtctaatataaaatttaatgataGTAAGAAAAAAGATGGTAATATAAAGGTTAATAAAAACGataatattagtaaaaacgataatattagtaaaaacgataatattagtaaaaatgataatattagtaaaaatgataatattagtaaaaatgataatattagtaaaaatgataatattagtaaaaatgataataaaaatataaatcataatatatttactaatGAAGGGAATATGTTGTCAAGAACCTACTTAAAGCAGGGACACATACCATATAAAAAGGAGAGTagtaaaaattacataaataaagaaaaagacaaaaatattaacttaGAAAATGAATATGTAATAGCagatgaagaaaataataataagtttttaaaagatataacGAATGCAAAATTTTCCGATGATGAAAAACAAACGAAGGATGATgcaaatgaaaaatacaataGAGGAGATTATGAAGGAGCACTAAAAATATGGGAAAGGGGGCTAAGGactataaattatgttttatcaaaaaaagaagaacTAAGTAAGGAACGATTAGAGGCATTCAATACCTTACACTCCACATACTGTAGCAATATTGCTCAAGGTTATATGAAGCTAAATAAGTATTCAGAATGTgttaaatattcattattagctcaagaaaatgataaaaaaaatattaaaatttattttagaCTAGCTAAAGGATATTTTATGTTAGGAGAATACAATAAATCAATAGAAGTGTTAAATGAaggaattaaaattaataaagacacttctttaattaatttattaatgttagtaaaaagaaaaagacaaactcatttagaaaaagaaaaacatatgatgaaatatatttttcaaaatcttAAGGAAAAGCCATTCATTAATGATGAGAATCATATCAGTTCTTTCTTTAAAGCTATTTATTCGTTATTATCTCCGCTGCTGATGCTTATTTATGCGTTCTTTATAAAGTCGTCCAACCTGTTGGTTAGTATTATGAGCAAATGTAAAGTGAAGAGGAAGTCAAAATAA
- the PmUG01_14047200 gene encoding WD repeat-containing protein, putative, which yields MEEGLSTIKKIKSNMSKICFNKSNKLNADFKDDHIEIILDNKNITPKPIYFSFQETETKKSFDQIDHLLKHFDDKNEGDTKKDGITESYDHEKIRGILDENLKISLEKKKYIHRDVKLRSPLKYVQDEKDILESYDEILLSETETITLLNIPNVINDIEEEKLIIEEKNKRYEKLLNNDENNYINKSMQTLNVFRKNKDVYVSTISKQNRSSQTNLYELYKLSIRNPSDISELLHKKFIKYRNKKLKKIMDEYGDSLNINERIILKKNMWVQVVDKNVVDNKHTTIIPKSFYKSKKNNTSLFNTLFLTKNMSRTLSNKSRTFRTKNRFKNMKTMKFLTSSFSEDEYLIKSIIKKKKEQNDNTEEGQEYIEDSSVMPWQINNPKKNFNKTSFVQILKTIEKHIVQNIYSYEQMIYKNINVNYLSTKRKDNTIKMFDGENYDALTNPNINYKKKKIIVKIKIKNNFKKLINFHLINKDTDTINEARNSGRDINERSDNNLVVFLNNNLSDMDYTNLLKERLDILSKRKKKKINKEILSNKLRKEIRKRIKKKKKKEKTTDKKEDSSTNLHMQNVSDQNKNSDNKKELTIEIGIEGENKPEKDHQILDIITNEESKEDKINKINTLIIDDVLKNNCNEEKKKQISVKENIEKKRISYVIKKKEKFSSINGNRIKISTEVKQDDYSSKYNYDNDDIVYYKQNGEYNENRENNMLYNSKVKKYIKNISIDKLFQFHYKNLEKIVTSIDTNKFYQDYITASYSNTLDIGSFQNSKGNIAIFSFLNPTYPLKLYNLNTSVMKIKYSNINPNILVAALCNGHIDIYDIRNSDKSPVLKSTTIKNYYENCFEPIYDFSFKNSFATNNTLESVFYSAHENGFVYQWNIEKELKNKEILYLKNKKNDLYQDLSSVFENKNHANKPFNSSITCIDIDNYMHHDQDFIMSNIGKDSSNNLNEKGKLYDHLTENCANRKNQESVDEQKQIVNHVCEGINNKAENTVAMNDIDVNNIADHKSNDVVEKYTKQISKEEELLNHYKNITENIIDKKIKPTHSYYYLGTKNGIIYRCNSCYQKSYLNYYVAHFGTVNKIKINKFDHDIFLSAGDDCTVKLWSKFCNNQITTFKSKNSFSSINDILWLPNNSTSFICCSDDGRVELWDFDFFSKDPLIIFYPNPVESSRIISLKMFNKNDILLCGDNLANVSMTKIKNLFNPELDDYEQKMKLTNCLKNLDTYDYF from the exons ATGGAAGAAGGTTTGAGcactattaaaaaaattaaaagcaATATGAGCAAAATTTGCTTTAACAAGTCGAATAAGCTGAATGCTGATTTTAAAG ATGATCATATTGAGATAATCTTAGATAACAAAAACATAACACCAAAGCCGATATATTTCAGTTTTCAAGAAACGGAAACAAAGAAATCGTTTGATCAAATTG ACCATTTACTAAAACATTttgatgataaaaatgagGGAGACACCAAAAAAGATGGTATAACAGAATCATACGATCATGAAAAAATAAGGGGCATATTAGacgaaaatttaaaaatatcactagaaaaaaaaaagtatatacataGAGATGTAAAACTAAGAAGCCCATTAAAATACGTTCAAGatgaaaaagatattttagAATCTTATGATG aAATTTTATTAAGCGAAACAGAAACAATAACTCTATTAAATATACCAAATGTAATAAATGAtatagaagaagaaaaattgataattgaagaaaaaaataaaagatatgaaaaattattaaataatgatgagaataattacataaataagtCAATGCAAACTTTAAATGTattcagaaaaaataaggatgTGTATGTTTCTACTATTAGCAAGCAAAATAGAAGCTCCCAAAcgaatttatatgaattgtACAAATTATCCATACGAAACCCTTCAGACAT ATCAGAATTATTGCacaaaaaattcataaaatatagaaaCAAAAAGTTGAAAAAGATAATGGATGAATATGGAGACTCCTTAAACATTAACGAacgaataattttaaaaaagaacatgTGGGTTCAAGTAGTTGACAAAAATGTTGTTGATAACAAACATACAACAATCATACCGAaatctttttataaatctaAAAAGAATAACACCTCCCTTTTTAATACACTGTTCTTAACAAAAAACATGTCTCGAACATTATCAAATAAAAGCAGAACATTCAGAACTAAGAACAGATTTAAAAACATGAAAACGATGAAATTTTTAACAA GTAGTTTTAGCGAAgatgaatatttaattaagtcaataattaaaaagaaaaaagagcaGAATGATAATACAGAGGAAGGTCAAGAATATATAGAAGACTCAAGTGTTATGCCATGGCAAATAAAtaatccaaaaaaaaattttaataaaacaagttttgtacaaatattaaaaactaTTGAAAAACATATAGTACAAAACATTTATTCTTATGAGCAAatgatttataaaaacattaacgtaaattatttatcaacaaaaagaaaagataacACCATAAAGATGTTCGACGGGGAAAATTATGATGCTCTTACCAATCCAAATattaactataaaaaaaaaaaaattattgtaaaaattaagattaaaaataattttaaaaagttaataaattttcatttaattaacAAGGATACTGATACAATTAATGAAGCTAGAAATTCTGGAAGGGACATAAATGAAAGAAGTGATAATAATTTGGTTGTTTTTctcaataataatttaagtgACATGGATTATACTAATCTACTAAAAGAACGTTTAGATATTTTAtcaaagagaaaaaaaaaaaaaattaataaagaaattttatcTAACAAATTAAGGAAAGAAATCAGAaagagaattaaaaaaaaaaaaaaaaaggaaaaaactaCAGACAAGAAGGAGGATTCTAGCACAAATCTACACATGCAGAATGTAAGTGATCAGAATAAAAATTcggataataaaaaagaattaaccATAGAAATAGGAATAGAAGGTGAGAATAAACCTGAAAAAGATCATCAAATATTAGATATTATAACAAATGAAGAGAGCAAAGAAGataagataaataaaataaatacgttAATCATAGAtgatgttttaaaaaataattgtaatgaagaaaaaaaaaaacaaatttcagtaaaagaaaatatagagaaaaaaagaatatcatatgtaataaaaaagaaagaaaaattttcatcTATAAATggtaatagaataaaaataagtactGAAGTTAAGCAAGATGATTACTCATCTAAGTATAACTATGACAATGATGACATAGTATATTATAAGCAGAATGGagaatataatgaaaacagGGAAAACAATATGCTATATAATTcgaaagtaaaaaaatatataaagaatatatcAATAGATAAACTGTTTCAgtttcattataaaaatttagagAAAATAGTAACATCAATAGATACAAATAAGTTCTATCAAGATTACATAACAGCTAGCTATTCTAACACTTTAGATATTGGTAGTTTTCAAAATAGTAAGGGAAATATTGCTATATTTAGTTTCCTCAATCCAACATAcccattaaaattatataacttaAATACGAGTgttatgaaaattaaatattctaATATTAATCCTAATATTTTAGTAGCTGCATTGTGTAATGGGCATATTGATATTTACGATATTAGAAATAGTGATAAGTCTCCTGTTCTGAAATCaacaacaataaaaaattattatgaaaactGTTTTGAACCTATTTACGAtttctcttttaaaaatagttttGCTACCAATAATACATTAGAAAGCGTTTTTTATTCAGCACATGAAAATGGGTTTGTATATCAATGGAACatagaaaaagaattaaaaaataaagaaattttgtatttaaaaaataaaaaaaatgatttatatcAAGATTTATCATCtgtatttgaaaataaaaatcatgCGAATAAACCATTTAATTCGTCCATAACATGTATCGATATAGATAACTATATGCACCATGATCAAGATTTTATTATGAGCAATATAGGGAAAGACTCTTCGaacaatttaaatgaaaagggAAAACTTTATGACCACCTTACTGAGAATTGTGCAAATAGGAAAAATCAGGAATCAGTAGATGAACAGAAACAAATAGTTAATCATGTGTGTGAAGggataaataataaagcaGAGAACACTGTAGCAATGAATGATATAGATGTGAATAATATAGCAGATCATAAGAGTAATGATGTGGTGGAAAAGTATACTAAACAGATATCAAAGGAAGAAGAGTTACTGAATCACTATAAGAACATCAcggaaaatattattgacAAGAAAATCAAACCGACGCATTCGTACTACTACCTAG GTACAAAGAATGGCATAATATACAGGTGTAATAGCTGCTATCAAAAATcctatttaaattattatgttgCACATTTTGGTactgttaataaaattaaaataaataaatttgatCATGATATTTTTCTAAGTGCTGGAGATGACTGCACAGTAAAGTTATGGAGTAAGTTCTGCAATAATCAAATTACAACATTTAAATCGAAGAATTCCTTTTCCTCAATCAACGATATATTATG GTTACCTAATAATTCTACATCCTTTATCTGCTGCTCTGATGACGGCAGGGTAGAATTATGGGACTtcgattttttttcaaaggaccctttaattattttctacCCTAATCCTGTCGAGTCATCAAGAATTATATCCCTAAA AATGTTCAACAAAAATGACATATTGCTGTGTGGAGACAACTTAGCAAATGTATCGATgacgaaaataaaaaatttgtttaacCCAGAATTAGATGACTATGAACAAAAGATGAAGTTAACAAATTGtctaaaaaatttagataCCTATGActatttctaa
- the GAT gene encoding glycerol-3-phosphate 1-O-acyltransferase, putative, with protein MQNLYVLIRWLSKAIISSLFGDVNIINPENVPLYGSVIFVGNHNNQFIDACMLVASIPRQVKFIIAEKSMRRAIIGKLAKIIGCISVKRPEDLKFKGIGHIYWSKGDTKIKGINTRFKLDVQIGDKLMTQNRIFSVTKIESETDLVIQDAINIECEDKKNGVTFKIIPKINQSEVYNLVTNSLKNGDTIGIFPEGGSHDRTNLLPLKPGVAIMTLCALADGIEDVSIIPVGLSYSKLYQLQGCVTLFYGNAIIVSQDLCKDYNKNNREAISKLLAKIEEGMRSCILTSKDHQTSRCIELCVSLYTPERMTISKNKIFNNLQLFCKMFWKFGNSKEIVQLSYELQCYEKLLESNKINDDEVWMLKQSTSSATLKFIEQIGSLIFCVIFGMTFSLLWLPLVCISIYLAEKHREAALKNSTVKIQGGDVVASYKVLVLLVLLPTFNIMYGLIFSFYLYQSWLKRILFIILSMCMLPICYYINLNYAAQIPVLLRQMKILLKVICGKINVWRDNERELISTRHELQLKVRNVVSKLGPNVSDDFLEQLYRNIPKFVVDADTKRLIRGKDEWVPILQCSQLEYKEEIL; from the coding sequence ATGCAAAATCTATACGTTCTAATAAGATGGCTAAGTAAAGCAATTATAAGCTCCCTTTTCGGGGAtgtgaatataataaaccCAGAGAATGTACCCTTATATGGATCTGTTATATTTGTTGGTAATCATAACAATCAATTTATTGATGCATGTATGTTAGTAGCAAGTATTCCAAGGcaagtaaaatttataattgcCGAAAAATCTATGAGAAGAGCAATTATTGGAAAATTAGCTAAAATAATTGGATGCATAAGTGTAAAAAGACCAGaagatttaaaatttaaaggtATTGGTCATATATATTGGTCTAAAGGTGACACAAAAATTAAAGGGATAAACACAAGATTTAAATTAGATGTACAAATTGGAGATAAATTAATGACACAAAATAGAATTTTTTCAGTTACGAAAATTGAATCTGAAACTGATTTAGTCATTCAAGATGCTATAAATATCGAATgtgaagataaaaaaaatggagtaacttttaaaattatacccAAAATAAATCAATCAGAAGTATATAATTTAGTAACAAATAGCTTAAAAAATGGAGATACTATTGGAATATTCCCAGAAGGTGGATCACATGATAGAACAAATTTACTTCCATTAAAACCAGGTGTTGCTATTATGACCTTATGCGCATTAGCTGATGGTATTGAAGATGTTTCTATTATACCTGTTGGTTTATCTTATTCTAAATTATATCAGTTACAAGGTTGTGTAACTTTATTTTATGGAAATGCAATTATAGTTTCACAAGATTTATGTAaagattataataaaaataatagagaAGCAATTTCTAAACTGCTAGCAAAAATTGAAGAAGGTATGAGAAGCTGTATTCTGACGTCTAAAGATCATCAAACTAGTAGATGCATAGAATTATGTGTTAGTTTATATACACCAGAAAGAATGAcaatatcaaaaaataaaatttttaataatttacaacTCTTTTGTAAAATGTTTTGGAAATTTGGAAATTCTAAAGAAATTGTACAATTAAGTTATGAATTACAATGCTATGAAAAATTACTGGAATCAAACAAGATTAATGATGATGAAGTGTGGATGCTTAAACAATCTACTTCATCTGcaacattaaaatttattgaacAGATTGGtagtttaatattttgtgtaATTTTTGGTATGACTTTTTCTCTCCTTTGGTTACCCTTAGTTtgtatttctatatatttagcAGAAAAACATAGAGAAGctgctttaaaaaatagtacaGTAAAAATACAAGGTGGTGATGTTGTAGCTAGTTATAAAGTTTTAgtattattagtattattaccaacttttaatattatgtatggTTTAATATTTAGTTTTTATCTTTACCAGTCGTGGTTAAAGagaattctttttataattttaagtatGTGCATGTTACctatttgttattatatcaATTTAAATTATGCAGCACAAATACCTGTTCTATTAAGACAAATgaaaatacttttaaaagtaatatgtggaaaaattaatgtatGGAGAGATAATGAAAGAGAATTAATAAGTACAAGGCATGAACTTCAACTGAAAGTTCGTAATGTTGTTTCAAAGTTAGGTCCCAATGTATCTGACGATTTTCTGGAGCAACTGTATAGAAATATTCCAAAATTTGTTGTTGATGCAGACACAAAGAGATTGATACGGGGAAAAGATGAGTGGGTTCCAATTTTACAGTGCTCACAGTTAgaatataaagaagaaattcTATAA
- the EIF3A gene encoding eukaryotic translation initiation factor 3 subunit A, putative: protein MQTFQKPENALKRAEELQFIGQNEDALQILHAAIGHRTFRLQGWHILQEQIMLRYIEFCLYLEKLSLVKDGLHQYRIICQHGNIASLGKVITDFRGKAEEKVRIAKENMNLNKEKIEKEETNIDFTEKILMSSLDIELSGKYERKLQNSFRICMETYKMILEILRATPKLEKAYHETAKKALIFCKENKRLTEFKKLSDLLRNHYNLILKGKHKPEYQSLLKIEYHLETKIIQLEAACELNMWKEASNIAEDIYNLNMHDYFYKSMKSNIIEPELAMIVENMPSNSKNATSEEQEQKKEVDNENEKEKKAEGSNELNKSAQQQGSLSKTQEEGAAGAVGVVDDLNKDTKGEDEQMNVQANESSANANYVLAKSKENLKNWVAIFYEKMADILFVYESELFHGLAWLKYCFHILNYKKSVTEKEKSFICTKAVLAVLSIPLIGNKKKNEDYAKIFEAHKKMSQLLGHTSVPLKESLKNGLRVRNILNCADEDVQKLYSIIENQFTPLSLCLECEVLLKELESTEHKLYINKIKEVIFHKLILQLSKVYSYISIDYFIENICPEHFISWNDAETMLVDMAYQKELEMRIDLTKRAIYFEDKENVNSSMLIKDSLMNMYVDLQEGLKMINECITIENEVEHLKMGLLRYEEEFNLLDKGNKDINYSTANIEDIIENESFDDNKPIEDERLLKKIYDKIDKEHQKFQLLSEEHNKKRKEMLRKQKEQEQAQLKIKMEKKLLEEKLEKEKKEELAKKGEKLRIKEEKTKKKSEAAEQMLKEIKKLCTNSTSKILMKGKYMDEITIEDILNGYVDFEDIEEVQEKLRLNERNEIIKIRKMEYKKVDHYFRALRQVELNHMNKWIALVFQEDTEILLQEQKAAEEEQKADFEAALREKEEYVKFSNDIDEFTKNEMKARIMEFEKNLKAQKDRLHDLLKEEKIQRARDRRDQHLRKLKAEEERKRVEEEEERLLKEEMERRKKEEAQKRKLDEISRIQRERDLEIEQQLLRKREELRNGDKLYRKSSIDDDFTWRRGEKTGSQYDGDGYKRYDENRDDSYRDRSERRDRRDWGGRDRDRDRDRERDRDRDRDRDRDRDRDRDREHRRDRDRDRDYKKDRDRDRDRDREYRRDRDKERDRDREHRRDRDKERDRDREHRRDRDKERDRDKERDRDKERDRDREYRKDRERDFRKSERDKDEKSRDDKNERDHNNDLDEKVDKDAKTNDRNSKRGQEKNKVKEDIINNSTEEKNQSAWNGKEEDSDIKKIQDINNGDDNTRKDSVIENDIYKNAVEEKHNHTKDNEEMTNGKEIIDNDQEKKEEGSDGGDFTVFKKKRKSFLKYFMKT, encoded by the coding sequence atgcAAACGTTTCAAAAGCCAGAAAATGCTCTTAAGAGAGCAGAAGAGTTACAATTTATTGGGCAGAATGAAGATGCACTTCAAATACTTCATGCGGCCATTGGTCATAGAACATTTCGATTACAAGGATGGCATATATTACAAGAACAGATTATGTTAAGGTATATtgaattttgtttatatttagaGAAATTGAGCTTAGTTAAAGATGGGTTACACCAATATAGAATTATTTGTCAGCATGGAAACATTGCTTCTTTGGGTAAAGTTATCACAGATTTTCGAGGTAAAGCAGAAGAAAAGGTTCGAATAGctaaagaaaatatgaatttaaacaaagaaaaaatagagaaaGAAGAAACTAATATAGATTTTACtgagaaaattttaatgtcTTCTTTAGATATAGAATTATCAGGAAAATATGAAAGGAAATTACAAAATTCATTTAGGATTTGTATGGAAACGTACAAGATGattttagaaatattgaGGGCCACACCAAAATTAGAAAAGGCTTATCATGAAACAGCAAAAAAagcattaatattttgtaaggaaaataaaagactaacagaatttaaaaaattaagcgATTTACTAAGAAATCATTATAACTTAATATTAAAGGGAAAACATAAACCAGAATACCAGTCTCTACTTAAAATTGAGTATCATTTAGAgacaaaaataattcaattaGAAGCAGCATGTGAACTAAATATGTGGAAAGAAGCATCAAACATTGCAGAggatatttataatttaaatatgcatgattatttttataaatccaTGAAGTCAAATATTATAGAACCTGAGTTAGCGATGATCGTGGAAAATATGCCCTCTAATAGTAAAAATGCAACTTCAGAAGAACAAGAACAGAAGAAGGAGGTCGATAATGAAAacgaaaaggaaaagaaagcAGAAGGAAGTAATGAATTGAATAAGAGTGCTCAACAGCAAGGATCTTTGTCAAAAACACAGGAAGAAGGAGCAGCAGGAGCAGTAGGAGTAGTAGATGATTTGAACAAGGATACCAAAGGGGAAGATGAACAAATGAACGTGCAAGCAAATGAAAGTAGTGCTAATGCGAATTATGTATTAGCAAAATCAAAAGAAAACCTAAAAAATTGGGttgctattttttatgaGAAGATGGCAGATATCTTGTTTGTTTATGAAAGTGAACTTTTTCATGGTTTAGCTTGGCTAAAATACTGCTTtcatattttgaattataaaaaaagtgtaaCAGAAAAAGAGAAGTCTTTTATTTGTACAAAAGCTGTTTTAGCAGTTTTATCCATTCCACTAattggaaataaaaaaaaaaatgaagattatgcaaaaatatttgaagCACATAAAAAGATGTCTCAACTGTTAGGTCATACGAGTGTTCCTTTAAAAGAATCGTTAAAAAATGGTTTAAGAgttagaaatattttaaattgtgCAGATGAAGatgtacaaaaattatattctataATAGAGAATCAGTTTACTCCATTAAGTTTATGTTTAGAATGTGaagttttattaaaagagTTGGAAAGTACAGagcataaattatatattaacaaaattaaagaagtaatttttcataagctaattttacaattatcgaaagtatatagttatatatcAATTGATTACTTCATTGAAAATATTTGTCCTgaacattttatttcttgGAATGATGCAGAAACAATGTTAGTAGATATGGCTTATCAAAAGGAATTAGAGATGCGAATCGATTTAACCAAAAGGGCTATTTATTTTGAGGATAAAGAAAATGTTAATAGCAGCATGTTAATTAAAGATTCACTTATGAACATGTATGTAGATCTTCAAGAGGGACTAAAGATGATAAATGAATGTATTACTATAGAGAATGAAGTAGAACACTTGAAAATGGGGTTACTAAGGTATGAAGaagaatttaatttattagatAAGGGAAATAAGgatattaattattctacAGCAAATATTGAAGATATTATTGAAAATGAATCTTTTGATGACAACAAACCTATTGAAGATGAAAGGTTGTTAAAGAagatatatgataaaatagaTAAAGAACATCAAAAATTCCAATTATTAAGTGAAGAACATAATAAGAAGAGAAAAGAAATGttaagaaaacaaaaagaacaagAACAAGCACaactaaaaataaagatgGAGAAAAAATTGTTAGAAGAAAAGttagaaaaagagaaaaaagaagaattagCCAAAAAAGGTGAAAAGTTAAGAATTAAGGAAGAAAAGACAAAGAAGAAATCAGAAGCAGCAGAACAAATGTTaaaggaaattaaaaaattatgcacaAACAGTACAAgcaaaattttaatgaaaggGAAATATATGGATGAAATCACTATTgaagatatattaaatggCTATGTAGATTTTGAAGATATTGAAGAAGTGCAAGAAAAATTACGATTAAATGAAAGgaatgaaattattaaaattagaaaaatggaatataaaaaagttgaTCATTACTTTAGGGCTTTAAGACAAGTAGAACTTAATCACATGAATAAATGGATAGCTTTAGTTTTCCAGGAAGATACTGAAATATTATTGCAAGAACAGAAGGCCGCTGAAGAAGAACAAAAAGCTGATTTTGAAGCTGCTCTtagagaaaaagaagaatacgTGAAATTTTCTAATGATATTGATGAATTTacgaaaaatgaaatgaaagcTAGAATTATggaatttgaaaaaaatctAAAGGCTCAAAAGGATCGTTTACACGATTTattaaaagaggaaaaaatacAGAGAGCTAGGGATAGACGGGATCAACATTTAAGAAAGTTAAAAGCAGAAGAAGAAAGGAAAAGAgtagaagaggaagaagagcGATTATTAAAGGAAGAAAtggaaagaagaaaaaaagaagaagctCAAAAGAGAAAACTTGATGAAATTAGTAGAATTCAAAGAGAAAGAGATTTAGAAATAGAACAACAACTTTTAAGGAAAAGAGAAGAATTAAGAAATGGGGACAAACTATATAGAAAATCGTCCATCGATGATGACTTTACATGGAGAAGAGGTGAAAAAACAGGTTCACAATATGATGGTGATGGCTACAAGAGGTATGATGAAAATCGCGATGACTCATATAGAGATAGATCAGAAAGAAGGGACAGAAGAGATTGGGGAGGAAGAGATAGGGATAGAGATAGGGATAGAGAGAGGGACAGAGATAGGGATAGAGATAGGGACAGAGATAGGGATAGAGATAGGGACAGAGAACACAGAAGAGATAGGGACAGAGATAGAGATTACAAGAAGGATAGAGACAGAGATAGAGATAGAGACAGGGAATACAGGAGAGATAGAGACAAAGAAAGAGACAGAGATAGAGAACACAGGAGAGATAGAGACAAAGAAAGAGACAGAGATAGAGAACACAGAAGAGATAGAGACAAAGAAAGAGACAGAGACAAAGAAAGAGACAGAGACAAAGAAAGAGACAGAGATAGAGAATACAGAAAGGATAGAGAAAGAGACTTTAGAAAAAGTGAAAGGGATAAGGATGAGAAGAGTAGagatgataaaaatgaaaggGACCATAATAATGATCTAGATGAAAAAGTAGATAAAGACGCGAAAACAAACGACAGAAATAGTAAAAGGGGTcaggaaaaaaacaaagttaaagaagatattataaataacagtactgaagaaaaaaatcaaaGTGCTTGGAATGGAAAAGAAGAAGATTCAGATATCAAAAAAATCCAGGATATTAATAACGGAGATGATAATACTAGGAAAGATTCAGTAAtagaaaatgatatatataaaaatgccGTAGAAGAGAAACATAATCACACTAAAGATAATGAAGAAATGACAaatggaaaagaaataatagaTAATGATCAagagaaaaaggaagaaggTTCAGATGGAGGAGATTTTActgtttttaaaaagaaaagaaaaagttttCTAAAATACTTTATGAAAACttaa
- the PmUG01_14047500 gene encoding conserved protein, unknown function, with protein sequence MAGQSEKKRLRKASAFIIYASPFFSIFSFVYIIFTFCFRYNLITKNIFLMHCILFFCYYYSIKNIHYGLTNGLNFTYYTDVLILSFVINIGLFYSFKFFYIYIIIPIYAIFKVFNFIFKYFLSSPLSTVDSHGKIEQTEKKKTKIVYKKVY encoded by the exons atggcAGGACAATCGGAGAAAAAACGATTAAGAAAAGCGAGcgcatttattatttatgccTCCCCCTTCTTTAGCATTTTTTCG tttgtttatattatattcacattttgttttagatataatttaattaccAAAAATATCTTTCTAATGCATTGTatcctatttttttgttattattattcaataaaaaatatacattatggCTTGACCAATGGGCTAAATTTTAC gTATTACACAGATGTACTGATTTTGTCCTTTGTTATCAATATAGGCTTGTTTTAttcctttaaatttttttatatatatataattatacctATATACGcaatttttaaagtttttaattttatttttaagtacTTCTTAAGCTCACCG ttgaGCACCGTCGATTCACATGGAAAAATTGAACAAaccgaaaaaaaaaaaacaaaaattgtGTATAAAAaggtttattaa